TCGTAAAATGACAGCCGCTGTCGGTTTTCCTACATTACGTTTAATTAGAGTTCGTATTGGTAATATTCATTTAAATGATATGAAATCTGGCGAGGTAATAGAAACCGATGCTTTACTGTAACATAAGTTACTTTATGTGCTATTTATTTTAGGTACTTTTACATTATGAGAGACAATTCAAATACTTTTATTTACATAATAGCTACCATTATCATGCTTCATTTTGTTGTTGGTTTTGGCTATTTACTATATAAAATGACTAAAAAAAGGATTAACAAACCAAAAAAATCTGTAAATCAATAAATTACCACATCTAATAATAAAACTATTAGGCTACCTGTACAATACTAATTTTTTATATTTTACTTTTGATTTCTTATCTTATTTATTTCAATAAAGTTAAATTGTTATAAATATATATTTATATTAAAAAAAATTACAGAATGATATTGATTGCTGATGGTGGATCTACAAAGGTAGATTGGGTTGCTTTAGATAGTAATAAAAATGAAGTTTTTAGAACACAAACATTAGGTTTAAATCCAAATGTTGTTAGTAGTGAAGAATTATTTGCTCGAATTAAAAACTGTGATGCTTTAAAAAAACATCAAAACGAAATAAAAAACATTTATTTTTATGGTGCGGGTTGTGGTACTGAAACACCTAAAATAATTTTAAAAAATATTTTAGTCGATTTTTTTTCAGCAACAATTAATGTTCATGTAGAAGAAGATATTTTAGGGGCAGTTTATGCATCAGCAAAGAATAAAAAATCGATTGTTTGTATATTAGGTACGGGCTCTAATAGTTGTTATTTCAATGGAAATACAATTGAATATATTTCACCTGCTCTTGGATATTCATTGATGGATGAAGCTAGTGGTAATTATTTTGGTAAAAAATTATTAAGAGATTTTTTTACAAAAAAATGCCTGATAAAATGGCCGTGGTTTTTAAAGAAAATTTTGATTTAAACCCTGATTTTATAAAACAACAACTTTATAAGAATGATAACCCAAATAGATATTTAGCTTCTTTTGCTAAATTTATGTTTGATTATAAAGATACTCTTTATGTTAAAAAATTAGTAAAAAAAGGATTTAAAAAGTTTTTTAAATTTCATTGTATTAGCCTATGATAAAAGTAAAAAAACACCGCTTTATTTTGTAGGTTCTATTGCTTTTTATTTTAAAGATATTTTAGAAGAAGTTGCTAGTCAAAACGATATTAAAATTACAAATATTATAGAAAAACCTATTAATAATTTAATAGAGTATCATCAAGAATTTTAAATAAAATTCCCTGCTATTTTTTAATAATTTCTTATCTAAAGTAGCAGGAAATAAATATTTTTTAATGCTTTTTCATTTTAACATGTGGAATTCCGTCTTCTAAATAACCTTCTCCAACTTTAAAAAACCCGTGAGATTCATAAAATTTCATCAAATATTTTTGAGCAGAAATAGTAATATTATTTTCATTATAATAATCAAAAATAGCTTGTATAGAAGCTTTTATTAAATGATGTCCGTAACCATATGTACGTTCATTATTTTTTACAACAACTCTACCAATACTTGGAGTTTCAAAATAATCGCCACTATTAAATAAACGAGTATAAGCTACAATAGAACCTTCTTTTATTCCTAAAACATGTAATGCTTTTTGGTCTTTCCCATCAATATCTTGATAAACACAATCTTGTTCTACAACAAAAACTTCAGAA
The Tenacibaculum pacificus DNA segment above includes these coding regions:
- a CDS encoding GNAT family N-acetyltransferase translates to MIFLIKKFTELTTSELYEILQLRSEVFVVEQDCVYQDIDGKDQKALHVLGIKEGSIVAYTRLFNSGDYFETPSIGRVVVKNNERTYGYGHHLIKASIQAIFDYYNENNITISAQKYLMKFYESHGFFKVGEGYLEDGIPHVKMKKH